A region of the Legionella sp. PATHC035 genome:
TTTTTGATTTTTACTTGGAAATGGCGCGCCCGGAAGGATTCGAACCTCCGACCCCCTGGTTCGTAGCCAGATACTCTATCCAACTGAGCTACGGGCGCGTTGACTGGCGGAGAGAGAGGGATTCGAACCCTCGATGGGATTTCTCCCATACTCCCTTAGCAGGGGAGCGCCTTCGACCACTCGGCCATCTCTCCAATCAATGGCTGGGGAGTATATCAGGTATTTTGATGCCGTCAATATGAATTATTTATAAATTGCAGCGTAAAGTTGATAGACTAAGTCTTGAGTTGCTTGAAATGATCTATAGTTAATCAGTATGCGCGCATTTTTTTGCTAAACAAATGGTACTTACTTATTCAAAAGTTAATTTAATAATTTTATATTTTAATGACTTATAAAAATTCCAAATTCTTATGATTACTGCTACTCTTTATCATTTATAAATCAGAACCAGTGTCAGTGGAGAGTAATGGCGTTAAGTTAAAAGATTTTCGTTCTTTTTGTTATCTCCATGAGGACATGCAACGCGTTGAGAATTGCCAATTGAAATGGAACTCGTTGCAGTGATGTGACCGCAATTAAAATAAGGAGGATCGATGAAACAGAAGTCGAATTTACATGGTCGAGAGGTGTATGTAGTTGATGGAAATCGAACACCATTTCTCAAAGCCAAGGGAATAGGTCCTTTTTCTGGATCTGATTTAGCGGTAGCTGCAGGGATGACTTTATTAAACCGCCAGCCTTTTGCTCCAACTGAGTTGGATGAAGTGATTATTGGCTGCGCCATGCCTAGTCCAGATGAGGCAAATATTGCTCGAGTTGTCTCTTTACGGTTGGGATGTGGTAACAGCGTACCTGCTTTTACAGTGATGAGAAATTGTGCTTCTGGAATGCAGGCACTCGATAATGCAGCTATCCAAATTGCGAGTGGGCGCAGTGATTTAATTCTTGCAGGTGGTACTGATGCGATGAGTCATGCTCCTTTATTGTTCAATCAAAAAATGGCATCTTGGCTAGCCAATTGGTATGCTGCTAAGAGTATGGGACAAAAATTAGGCCTTATCACACAATTCAGACCTGCTTATCTTGCTCCTGTTATTGCTTTACTGCGTGGTCTTACAGATCCCATTGTTGGCATGAACATGGGACAAACAGCTGAAAAAGTTGCTTTCCGTTTTCATCTTTCTCGTGAACAAATGGATGAGTTTGCCAATCAAAGTCATTTAAGACTTGCAAAAGCCTATAACGAAAATAGAATGACAGAGGTATCACCGCTTATTGATTATAAAGGAAAAATTTATCCACAAGATGATGGCTTAAGAGCGGACTCAACAGTGGAAAAATTAGCCAAGTTAAAGCCTTTTTTTGATAAAAAATATGGAATGGTGACCGCAGGCAATAGTTCGCAAATAACGGATGGGGCTTGCTTATTACTATTAGCGAGTGCTGAAGCAGTCAAAAAGCATGGATTAAAAGTAATAGGTAGAATTGTCGACTCACAATGGTCTGCGCTTGATCCTTCTCAAATGGGGCTTGGTCCTGTTCATGCTGTAACACCTATTTTACAAAGACAAAAATTAAAAATGGAAGATATAGACAGTTGGGAAATCAACGAAGCGTTTGCTGCACAAGTTCTGGGTTGCGTTGCGGCTTGGAATGACGATGAGTATTGCCGCACTCAATTAGGTCTAGAAAAAGCCCTAGGTGGTCCTTCTTTAGAAAAACTTAATCGTGATGGAGGAGCAATTGCAGCTGGGCATCCAATTGGTGCAAGCGGTGCGCGTATTGTCTTGCACGTTTTAAAATCATTAGAACAAAGAAATGAGTCGCGAGGTATGGCTTCTATCTGTATCGGTGGAGGACAGGGCGGGGCAATGTATCTTGAACGAGTGACTGAGGTGAAAGGACATGAATAATTACAAACATTGGGACTTGCAACGAGACAGTGACAATATTCTGTGGTTAGGCCTAGACAGAAAAGATACGACTGTGAACAGTATTAATGAGGAAGTATTGGATGAACTGAATAGTCTGCTTCATGAAATATCACAGGATAAAACCGCTGTTGGTTTGATTGTTTATTCAGCTAAAGAAAAAGGTTTTATCGCTGGTGCGGATGTCAATGCTTTTTCAAAATTTGAAACTCCATCCCAGGCTGTAGATTTCCTGCGTAAAGGTCAAGCAGTGTTTGCTCGGCTACAGGCTCTAACAATTCCTAGCGTTGCTATGATAGACGGTTTCTGTATGGGCGGTGGTTATGAGTTGGCTTTGGCCTGTACCTATCGAGTCGCTAGCGATGAAAAAGATACCCGTATCGGCTTGCCTGAAGTGATGTTGGGTATACATCCTGGCTGGGGTGGCTCGGTACGTCTACCTCAGTTAATCGGTGGTTTCAATGCTCTGTCACAAATTATTTTAACCGGAAGTGCAGTACCTGCAGCAAAAGCCAAGAGTTTAGGAATGGTTGATGATGTAGTGCCAATACGTCAGTTGAAACGAGCTGCGGTCTATTTTATTAAAAATAAACCAGCGAAACATAAACCTTCATTTGTACAGGGATTAACGAATAAGGCGTGGCTGAGAAAGCCTATTGCTGCTTTAATGCGACGCAATGTGGCTAAGCGAGTACGAAAAGAACATTACCCAGCACCTTATGCCATTATTGATCTGTGGGAAAAAGAAGGGGGTATGGGTGATAGGGCTTATTTAAAGGAAATAGACTCTGTAGAGCATTTAGTATCAACAGGCATTACTTCAAAAAATTTAATTCGCGCTTTTTCATTACGCGAGCGTTTAAAAGGTTTTGCAAAAGGTAGTGATTTTAAGGCGAATCATATCCATGTTATTGGTGCAGGTGTAATGGGTGGCGATATTGCTGCTTGGTGCGCACTACGTGGATTGCGAGTCACCTTACAAGATCAATCGTACGATAAAATTGCTCCTGCGATTGGTCGTGCTCATGCTTTGTATAAGAAAAAATTACGTAAACCTCGACTTATTCAGGCTGCGATGGATAATTTAATCCCTGATCCCGAAGGACACGGAATCGCAAGAGCTGATGTCATTATTGAAGCGGTTTTCGAAAATCTTGCAGTAAAACAAGAAATCATGAAAAAAGTTGAAAAACTTGCTAAAAAAGATGCCATTATCGCAACCAATACATCCAGCATACCTCTAGATGAAATGAGTAGTGTAATGAGCAATCCTAATCGTCTGGTTGGAATTCATTTCTTTAATCCAGTTGCCAAGATGGATTTGGTTGAGGTAGTGAGTAGTGCACAAACCGCTAAAAAAGTTGAAGTTAATTCGTGCGCTTTTGTTAATCAAATTGGCAAGTTACCATTACCCGTTAAATCCAGCCCAGGATTTTTAGTCAATCGAGTCTTAATGCCTTATCTCATGGAGTGTGTTCAATTATTGGATGAGGGGTATAGTGCTGAAACTATTGATGAAGCAGCCCTGTCATTTGGTATGTTCATGGGGCCAGTCGAGCTGGCAGATACC
Encoded here:
- a CDS encoding acetyl-CoA C-acetyltransferase gives rise to the protein MKQKSNLHGREVYVVDGNRTPFLKAKGIGPFSGSDLAVAAGMTLLNRQPFAPTELDEVIIGCAMPSPDEANIARVVSLRLGCGNSVPAFTVMRNCASGMQALDNAAIQIASGRSDLILAGGTDAMSHAPLLFNQKMASWLANWYAAKSMGQKLGLITQFRPAYLAPVIALLRGLTDPIVGMNMGQTAEKVAFRFHLSREQMDEFANQSHLRLAKAYNENRMTEVSPLIDYKGKIYPQDDGLRADSTVEKLAKLKPFFDKKYGMVTAGNSSQITDGACLLLLASAEAVKKHGLKVIGRIVDSQWSALDPSQMGLGPVHAVTPILQRQKLKMEDIDSWEINEAFAAQVLGCVAAWNDDEYCRTQLGLEKALGGPSLEKLNRDGGAIAAGHPIGASGARIVLHVLKSLEQRNESRGMASICIGGGQGGAMYLERVTEVKGHE
- a CDS encoding 3-hydroxyacyl-CoA dehydrogenase NAD-binding domain-containing protein, translated to MNNYKHWDLQRDSDNILWLGLDRKDTTVNSINEEVLDELNSLLHEISQDKTAVGLIVYSAKEKGFIAGADVNAFSKFETPSQAVDFLRKGQAVFARLQALTIPSVAMIDGFCMGGGYELALACTYRVASDEKDTRIGLPEVMLGIHPGWGGSVRLPQLIGGFNALSQIILTGSAVPAAKAKSLGMVDDVVPIRQLKRAAVYFIKNKPAKHKPSFVQGLTNKAWLRKPIAALMRRNVAKRVRKEHYPAPYAIIDLWEKEGGMGDRAYLKEIDSVEHLVSTGITSKNLIRAFSLRERLKGFAKGSDFKANHIHVIGAGVMGGDIAAWCALRGLRVTLQDQSYDKIAPAIGRAHALYKKKLRKPRLIQAAMDNLIPDPEGHGIARADVIIEAVFENLAVKQEIMKKVEKLAKKDAIIATNTSSIPLDEMSSVMSNPNRLVGIHFFNPVAKMDLVEVVSSAQTAKKVEVNSCAFVNQIGKLPLPVKSSPGFLVNRVLMPYLMECVQLLDEGYSAETIDEAALSFGMFMGPVELADTVGLDVGLAVAENLTSHFGGTVPQRLRDMVKEGKLGRKTGQGIYQYKNGKPIKKQPSTPIDPHIADRLILRMVNESAACLREGVVADADLLDAGMIFATGFAPFRGGPMNYAKDFGTNNLENLFKTLESKYGKRFKVDESL